A section of the Rhodospirillales bacterium genome encodes:
- a CDS encoding ribonucleoside triphosphate reductase, producing MPTVPSALRKESSPDNLATLFTGTKVDSSAAVGEYITGTDWRINANANTGYSNAGMINNVAGKVIANFWLDSVYSAEEGLAHRQADIHIHDLDCLTGYCAGWSLRALLNEGFNGVGGRVSSRPPRHFREALGQMSNFLGILQSEWAGAQAFSSFDTYLAPYVFLDNLSFKDVKKAIRQFVYNLNVPARWGQSPFTNITLDITVPEDLQNQFPGCRDQHLFKGINNTEMLGRAQSRDMGIRSLEDLCFKHFAPEMEMINIAYYEVMTEGDSTGQPFTFPIPTVNITEDFNWDSKVAQAIFENTAKVGSSYFQNFVGSQWMRNEKGERVRNPEAYSPGAVRSMCCRLQLDLRELLRRGNGLFGSAEMTGSLGVVTINMARLGHRFKGDREGMMRELDRLMDISRSTLEKKRGFVQTMYDRGLYPYTARYLPFLRNHFSTIGINGMNEMIRNFTGDAYDITDDRGIDFALAILDHMRNKMRQYQEETGNLYNLEATPAEGTTYRFAKEDKRRFPDILQSGSGENIYYTNSSQIPVDHTDDPFEALELQNKLQCKYTGGTVLHLYMSEKLSCADACRSFVKKVIENYQLPYITVTPVFSTCETHGYLKGEQPECPHCQKKTNVWTRVMGYFRPVASFNTGKKGEHAQRKHFCEDRIQSADLFSMQ from the coding sequence ATGCCTACCGTACCGTCCGCCCTTCGCAAAGAATCATCCCCTGATAACCTCGCCACGCTCTTCACCGGCACCAAGGTGGATAGCAGCGCGGCCGTAGGCGAATACATCACAGGAACGGACTGGCGAATCAACGCGAACGCCAACACGGGTTATTCCAACGCAGGCATGATCAACAACGTGGCAGGCAAGGTGATTGCCAATTTCTGGCTCGACTCGGTTTACAGCGCGGAAGAAGGTCTCGCCCACCGGCAGGCCGATATCCACATCCACGATCTCGATTGCCTGACGGGGTATTGCGCAGGTTGGTCACTCCGCGCCCTTCTCAATGAAGGTTTCAATGGCGTAGGCGGGCGCGTGTCTTCCCGCCCGCCCCGCCATTTCCGCGAGGCGCTCGGGCAGATGAGCAACTTTTTAGGCATCCTGCAATCCGAATGGGCAGGGGCGCAGGCATTCTCAAGCTTCGATACCTATCTCGCGCCTTACGTATTTCTGGATAACCTGTCTTTCAAGGATGTCAAAAAGGCCATCCGCCAGTTTGTTTACAATCTCAACGTGCCCGCGCGCTGGGGACAGTCGCCGTTTACGAACATCACGCTTGATATCACGGTGCCGGAGGATCTTCAAAACCAGTTCCCCGGCTGCCGAGACCAGCATTTGTTCAAAGGTATCAACAACACCGAAATGCTGGGCCGCGCACAATCGCGCGACATGGGCATCCGCTCCCTTGAAGATCTATGCTTCAAACATTTTGCGCCCGAGATGGAGATGATCAACATCGCCTACTACGAAGTGATGACGGAAGGGGATTCGACCGGCCAGCCCTTCACCTTTCCCATCCCGACCGTCAACATCACCGAGGATTTTAACTGGGATAGCAAGGTCGCCCAAGCCATTTTTGAAAACACGGCCAAAGTCGGCTCATCTTACTTCCAGAATTTTGTTGGCAGCCAATGGATGCGCAACGAAAAGGGCGAACGCGTCCGCAACCCCGAGGCATATTCCCCGGGTGCCGTGCGTTCCATGTGCTGCCGCCTTCAGCTTGATTTGCGCGAACTTTTGCGCCGTGGCAACGGGCTGTTTGGCTCCGCCGAAATGACAGGCTCACTCGGCGTTGTCACCATCAACATGGCAAGGCTTGGCCACCGTTTCAAAGGTGACAGGGAAGGCATGATGCGCGAGCTCGACAGGCTCATGGATATCTCGCGCTCCACGCTGGAAAAGAAACGCGGCTTCGTGCAAACCATGTACGATCGCGGCCTTTACCCCTACACCGCACGTTATTTGCCGTTCCTGCGCAACCACTTCAGCACAATCGGCATCAACGGTATGAACGAAATGATCCGCAATTTCACAGGCGACGCTTACGACATCACCGATGATAGAGGCATTGATTTCGCGCTCGCCATTCTCGACCACATGCGCAATAAAATGCGTCAGTATCAGGAAGAAACAGGCAATCTCTACAACCTTGAGGCCACACCGGCGGAAGGCACGACTTACCGTTTTGCGAAGGAAGATAAAAGGCGTTTTCCTGACATCCTCCAGTCCGGCTCGGGCGAGAATATCTATTACACAAACTCGTCACAAATCCCCGTCGATCATACGGATGACCCGTTCGAGGCGCTGGAGCTGCAAAACAAACTGCAATGCAAATATACGGGCGGCACGGTTCTGCATTTATATATGAGCGAAAAACTCTCCTGCGCAGATGCCTGCCGTAGTTTTGTCAAAAAAGTCATTGAAAATTATCAGCTTCCATACATCACGGTCACACCGGTATTTTCGACCTGCGAAACACACGGCTACCTCAAGGGTGAACAACCTGAATGCCCGCACTGCCAGAAAAAGACCAATGTCTGGACGCGCGTCATGGGGTATTTCCGTCCCGTGGCCAGCTTCAACACCGGCAAAAAAGGCGAGCACGCCCAACGTAAACATTTCTGCGAGGATCGCATCCAATCCGCCGACCTGTTTTCGATGCAATGA
- a CDS encoding anaerobic ribonucleoside-triphosphate reductase activating protein, with translation MSTVLRHKPQGITLPVYNVTPFTMLDYPGKTACIIWFSGCNMRCPYCHNPQIVKGKGRGDIAQVMDFLRRRQGLLDGVVLSGGECTLYPDMPALVRDIKALGYAVKIDTNGTRPDVLLPLLDAKLIDYIALDYKAPRAKFHATTGMNQFEVFSKTLSYLCHDGVPFEVRTTIHSDFLNESDINAIMDDLAARKYHGTYYIQNFTGTGSPTLAPLTAHKPLDWSVIHPRNTFKLEFRNF, from the coding sequence ATGAGCACGGTTCTACGCCATAAACCACAAGGCATTACGTTGCCCGTTTACAACGTAACGCCATTTACCATGCTGGATTACCCTGGCAAAACCGCCTGCATTATTTGGTTTTCCGGTTGCAACATGCGCTGCCCGTATTGCCACAATCCGCAAATCGTCAAAGGCAAAGGCCGCGGTGATATTGCACAGGTCATGGATTTTTTAAGGCGGCGTCAGGGCCTTCTTGATGGCGTTGTGCTCTCGGGCGGTGAATGTACGCTTTATCCTGACATGCCCGCGCTTGTGCGCGATATCAAGGCACTGGGCTACGCCGTCAAAATCGATACCAACGGCACGCGCCCCGATGTGCTCCTGCCTTTATTGGATGCGAAGCTAATTGATTACATCGCGCTTGATTACAAAGCTCCACGTGCAAAATTCCATGCCACAACGGGCATGAACCAGTTTGAGGTATTCTCAAAAACGCTTTCTTATCTCTGCCACGACGGTGTACCTTTTGAAGTCCGCACAACTATCCACTCTGATTTCCTGAACGAGAGTGACATCAACGCAATCATGGATGACCTCGCGGCACGCAAGTACCACGGTACCTACTATATCCAGAATTTCACTGGCACGGGCAGTCCCACATTAGCACCGCTTACAGCCCACAAACCGCTAGACTGGTCGGTCATCCATCCTAGAAACACCTTCAAACTGGAATTCAGAAATTTTTAG
- a CDS encoding helix-turn-helix transcriptional regulator: protein MALAFASPWMTQQELAVRIGKPQSFVAKVEGGERRLDVIELMEIADIVDLEPKTILKTLTGQAKNF from the coding sequence ATGGCGCTAGCCTTTGCCTCACCTTGGATGACCCAGCAAGAACTGGCTGTAAGAATCGGCAAACCTCAATCTTTTGTGGCGAAAGTGGAGGGCGGCGAACGCCGCCTGGACGTTATAGAGCTGATGGAAATCGCCGATATTGTTGATCTTGAGCCGAAGACCATCCTGAAAACGTTAACTGGGCAGGCTAAAAATTTCTGA
- a CDS encoding recombinase family protein, whose amino-acid sequence MLQACILRKMAREGDAEIQDLAPQDQEILAEFLSKILTYKDGRTVGGKSFSRGALYALLSNPIYIGQIRHKNKTYDGQHEGIIPQDLWAAVQQKLNEQASIYKGQKISREVNLLKGILFDAQGTPYTPGYTAKGKKQYRYYVSQNLIQMRDHPDGLLGRLPAHEIEATVESVLRHSLCSRSGVVELLGICLDRDIESVQKIVEGQALLQMPRFVQGITQRITVQAESLEIEVNVQELCAALSQTTETKISSPKETALIVGAYNTRRAKKGALVIEPEKPDRDIFDLPPDQIKKLVQGFIWRDEHFQGLTIRQIAEREGLSDSHVGKQIFATFELGQMAA is encoded by the coding sequence ATGCTTCAGGCCTGCATCCTGCGCAAAATGGCACGAGAAGGCGATGCCGAAATCCAAGACCTCGCCCCGCAGGATCAGGAAATCCTGGCGGAGTTTTTGAGCAAGATTTTAACCTACAAAGATGGCCGGACGGTTGGCGGTAAATCATTTTCGCGGGGTGCCTTGTACGCACTACTCTCAAACCCGATATATATCGGGCAGATCCGGCATAAGAACAAAACTTATGATGGGCAGCACGAAGGCATTATTCCTCAGGATCTGTGGGCGGCAGTGCAGCAAAAGCTGAATGAACAGGCATCGATTTATAAAGGGCAGAAAATCTCCAGAGAGGTCAATTTACTCAAAGGCATTCTGTTCGATGCGCAAGGAACTCCTTATACGCCCGGATACACCGCCAAAGGCAAAAAGCAATACCGGTATTATGTCAGCCAGAATCTGATCCAGATGCGGGATCACCCGGATGGTTTACTGGGGAGACTTCCAGCACATGAAATTGAAGCAACAGTTGAAAGTGTCTTGCGGCACAGTTTATGCAGCCGGTCCGGTGTCGTGGAATTGCTGGGGATCTGTCTGGATCGTGATATTGAAAGCGTTCAGAAGATTGTTGAAGGGCAAGCACTGCTCCAGATGCCTCGCTTTGTTCAAGGAATTACCCAGCGTATTACCGTTCAAGCCGAGAGCCTTGAGATCGAGGTGAATGTTCAAGAACTCTGCGCCGCACTTTCTCAAACCACCGAAACAAAAATCAGCTCACCAAAAGAAACCGCCCTTATCGTTGGCGCCTACAATACGCGGCGGGCTAAGAAGGGCGCACTCGTCATAGAACCGGAAAAGCCTGATCGGGATATTTTTGATCTGCCGCCTGACCAGATTAAGAAACTGGTGCAGGGATTTATCTGGCGGGATGAGCATTTCCAAGGTCTTACCATACGACAAATCGCCGAACGTGAAGGTCTCTCAGACTCTCATGTCGGCAAGCAGATCTTCGCCACATTCGAACTTGGCCAAATGGCCGCCTGA
- a CDS encoding SEL1-like repeat protein, producing MRPTNAAPAAKPESTPRAATAASPTPAANARPFPVSNANMAATDQVRAALDTLGIKLIKSEAERDVLKKLVEETRSTQTRLERELLENRKELAETRRKMEDQRQDSELTRNRHERLEEKLREAQANNLKIARKIEADDQKRARIQRRMERLERVAQEAQSALQSRAMVLLTDQSLAEQSGLPRIAASGEVLPVAAPARTAHASSLIGSGTVIDAGETEELPWWKKPLNLNASAALGALVFALGLGWVISYNVNASQTAVAVMADGSLARIDLKTGTLQPLQLKLKTLDQSTAAPVARVSTDGAPLPASAKPDDSAVSATAPAAAPERDPSLTGALKELEDKAYAGQPEAEHDLAAIYTAGSGVKQDYTRAAYWFRQAADAGIANAAYNLGVLNHQGLGVDKNIDRALDWYRIAALEGHPEAQYNLGIAYIEGIGTKYNPQLAAGFFQKAALSGINEAAYNLGLILENGLLAEPKPNQALIWYRVGAQGGSTEARNALDQLASRLGLSPDKAGFLPDGTSLAKLVHKPESAQPGSNSDATAELARLMPDLAEMIPDTDQLITAQVQEQLTRRDIYDGPEDGAASPKTADAIKSYERRNDIKVDGKANADLLMKMLRQSVVEDSAKAK from the coding sequence ATGCGCCCCACGAACGCCGCGCCTGCGGCCAAGCCGGAATCGACACCCCGCGCCGCGACGGCCGCATCGCCGACACCGGCGGCCAACGCGCGACCCTTCCCGGTTTCCAACGCCAACATGGCCGCGACCGATCAGGTGCGCGCCGCGCTCGACACGCTGGGCATCAAACTGATCAAGTCCGAGGCCGAACGCGACGTCCTGAAAAAACTGGTCGAGGAAACCCGTTCGACCCAGACCCGGCTTGAACGCGAATTGCTGGAAAACCGCAAGGAGCTGGCGGAAACCCGCCGCAAGATGGAGGACCAGCGTCAGGATTCCGAACTCACCCGCAACCGCCACGAGCGGCTGGAGGAAAAACTGCGCGAGGCGCAGGCAAACAATCTGAAGATCGCCCGCAAGATCGAGGCCGACGACCAAAAACGCGCCCGTATCCAGCGACGTATGGAGCGCCTTGAACGCGTGGCGCAGGAAGCGCAATCCGCACTGCAATCCCGCGCCATGGTGCTGCTGACCGATCAAAGCCTGGCGGAACAATCCGGCCTGCCGCGCATCGCCGCGTCCGGTGAAGTTTTGCCCGTCGCCGCGCCTGCGCGCACCGCGCACGCATCATCGTTGATTGGTTCCGGCACCGTCATCGATGCCGGAGAAACGGAAGAACTGCCGTGGTGGAAAAAACCGCTGAACCTGAACGCGTCCGCAGCGCTTGGCGCGCTGGTCTTCGCACTCGGCCTTGGCTGGGTCATCTCGTACAACGTGAACGCGAGCCAGACCGCCGTCGCGGTGATGGCCGACGGCAGCCTTGCGCGCATCGACCTTAAAACCGGCACGCTGCAACCTTTGCAACTTAAACTCAAAACACTCGATCAATCGACCGCCGCACCCGTCGCGCGCGTCAGCACTGATGGTGCACCCTTGCCCGCATCGGCCAAACCCGACGATTCCGCCGTATCTGCCACCGCACCGGCCGCCGCGCCCGAACGCGATCCAAGCCTGACCGGCGCCCTCAAGGAGCTGGAGGACAAGGCCTATGCCGGCCAGCCCGAGGCCGAACACGATCTGGCCGCGATCTACACTGCCGGCTCCGGCGTGAAACAGGATTACACACGCGCCGCTTATTGGTTCCGTCAGGCGGCGGATGCCGGCATCGCCAACGCCGCGTACAATCTCGGCGTCCTCAACCATCAGGGTCTGGGTGTCGACAAGAACATCGACCGCGCACTCGATTGGTACCGCATCGCCGCGCTCGAAGGCCACCCCGAGGCGCAATACAACCTCGGCATCGCCTATATCGAAGGCATCGGCACCAAATACAACCCGCAGCTTGCCGCCGGCTTCTTCCAGAAAGCCGCGCTCTCCGGCATTAACGAGGCCGCGTACAATCTCGGCCTGATCCTTGAAAACGGCCTGTTGGCCGAACCGAAACCGAATCAGGCGCTGATCTGGTATCGCGTCGGCGCGCAGGGCGGATCAACCGAGGCGCGCAACGCCCTCGACCAACTGGCCAGCCGTCTGGGCCTTTCGCCTGACAAGGCGGGCTTTTTGCCCGACGGCACCTCGCTTGCCAAACTGGTGCATAAACCTGAAAGCGCCCAACCCGGCAGCAATTCCGACGCGACGGCCGAACTAGCGCGCCTGATGCCGGATCTGGCCGAGATGATTCCCGATACCGACCAGTTGATTACCGCGCAGGTACAAGAACAGCTGACCCGCCGCGACATCTATGACGGGCCGGAGGACGGCGCCGCCAGCCCCAAGACCGCCGATGCGATCAAATCCTATGAACGTCGCAACGACATCAAGGTGGATGGAAAGGCCAACGCCGATTTACTGATGAAAATGCTGCGTCAAAGCGTCGTCGAGGATTCGGCCAAAGCGAAATAA
- a CDS encoding 4-(cytidine 5'-diphospho)-2-C-methyl-D-erythritol kinase, which yields MKSRFSAPAKLNLSLAVTGRREDGYHTLRSLIVPTTLGDTLDVVPAPEFTLTVEGLFAVHAPGGEDNLVARAVRALERMAGRAAALAMILGKNCPAGAGLGAGSADAAAAMRVVNAHWGKPFDDAVLARVGLEIGAELPFCLMNRAARVTGIGEIVEPVTVAPLDVVVVWPGIVLATGAVFAAYEGAVSIVPENDLNPADWRNDLEPAARGIAPVIGTVLDALQAQGAAAARMTGSGSACFGVFDDGDMAARAAAVIAAAYPEWWVRAGRTL from the coding sequence ATGAAATCCCGGTTTTCCGCGCCTGCGAAGTTGAACCTTTCCCTTGCCGTTACTGGGCGGCGGGAAGACGGGTATCATACGCTGCGTTCCCTGATCGTGCCGACCACGTTGGGCGATACGCTGGATGTGGTGCCCGCGCCAGAATTCACGCTTACCGTCGAAGGTCTTTTTGCCGTACACGCGCCGGGTGGTGAGGATAATCTGGTCGCCCGCGCGGTCCGCGCGCTGGAGCGTATGGCTGGACGTGCGGCCGCATTGGCCATGATACTGGGCAAGAATTGCCCTGCCGGGGCGGGGCTTGGCGCCGGTTCCGCGGATGCGGCGGCGGCGATGCGGGTGGTGAATGCGCATTGGGGGAAACCGTTCGATGACGCCGTACTTGCCCGGGTGGGTCTTGAGATCGGGGCCGAACTTCCGTTTTGTCTGATGAACCGCGCCGCGCGTGTCACCGGCATCGGCGAGATCGTCGAGCCGGTAACGGTTGCGCCACTTGACGTCGTGGTGGTCTGGCCCGGAATCGTACTGGCGACCGGGGCGGTGTTCGCCGCATACGAAGGTGCGGTTTCAATCGTCCCGGAAAACGATCTGAATCCGGCAGATTGGCGCAACGACCTTGAACCGGCGGCGCGCGGCATTGCCCCCGTCATCGGTACGGTGCTGGACGCATTGCAAGCGCAAGGTGCGGCGGCGGCGCGCATGACCGGATCGGGTAGTGCGTGTTTCGGCGTTTTCGATGATGGGGACATGGCCGCGCGCGCGGCCGCGGTGATCGCGGCGGCGTATCCGGAGTGGTGGGTGCGCGCCGGACGGACTTTATAG
- a CDS encoding SCP2 sterol-binding domain-containing protein yields the protein MTLDTLIARFQDKLKTHPDFRATVKFDLGADGILLVDSTSRPGKVAAQDGEAQLTLTLAKDLLLGFMAGTKDPNVAYLTGKLKVKGPMGLAMKLNALLED from the coding sequence ATGACGCTCGACACGCTGATCGCCCGCTTTCAGGACAAACTTAAAACCCATCCCGATTTCCGGGCCACGGTGAAATTCGATCTTGGTGCCGATGGCATCCTTCTGGTCGACTCGACCAGCCGCCCCGGCAAGGTGGCGGCCCAGGACGGCGAGGCGCAATTGACCCTGACCCTCGCCAAGGACTTGCTGCTGGGTTTTATGGCCGGAACCAAGGATCCGAACGTAGCTTATCTGACCGGTAAGCTGAAGGTCAAAGGCCCGATGGGCCTTGCGATGAAACTCAACGCGCTTTTGGAAGATTGA